TGATGTGAAATTTCACCATTGTTCCAAATGCCTCCTTAATACCATCATGTCATTGTGTTCTTTACAGTTTAAGGGATCGATGCCAATTTTTTTTTCAGGATTGGGGTTGCATAATTTAAATGATAATGCTTTAATGGAAAAGCTGAGAGGAAATAACTTCTCTCCTAGCTTACTATCCCAATTTTCTTGGGGGTGTGGCGGAATGGTAGACGCTGCGGACTTAAAATCCGTTGACCGTTATAGGTCGTGAGAGTTCAAGTCTCTCCACCCCCACTAAGCCAGCTTGTGGCAAAGAAATCATGCTCACAGAGTAGGGCATAGCGGTAATGATCATTTGCTTCTTCTTCGGTGGTAACGTAACGCTCCACTAGAGATTCTAAATTATTGACTAATTCCTTAAACTCAGAACTACTATAGGTTTCAATCCAATCACTATATTGGTGATTCCCAATGCCATTTTTGGCTAATTCAGTGCCAAGAAAATAGTACAAACGCATACAGGGAGTCATGGCAGCAGCGGTTACGCCCACATCTTTTCCCCAGACGGTTGCGAGGAGAAAATCTGTATAGCGGCGAGTTGCTAAGGATGGGGTCACTTGTTGTAAATTAACCCCCCATTGTTGAGCATAAGTTTGATGTAAATTCAGTTCTTCTAACACGCCACCAGCGAGTTGATGAAAGTCATTAAACCCTTCCCAGTCTGGGGCTTTAGCCGCGGCAATGCTATAAGCACGGGCAAAAGATTGAAGAAAAAAGACATCTTGCCCAACGTAAAAGGCAAAACAACCCTGATCAAGGCTTCCATCTGCAATTCCTTGTACAAAAGGATGGTTAAGGCTAGCTTGGGCAAGATCTTGATTTCGTTCCCATAAAGTGTGGCTAATTGTCATATTCAATAAATAAACAAAAGTGCAATTCCTGCAATAGAAATGATAACGCCACCAACGGCGCGAAGAGTAATTGGTTCTTTCAAAAATGCCACAATCGGCAGAACAAATAGGGGACTGGTAGAACTTAAAGTTTGAGCAATTCCTGTAGCTGTAAATTTGAGGGAAATTTGTTGTAACCAGATGGCTAAATAGGTGCTAGCAAAGGCAGTCAGAAAAATAATTGTCCATAAACGCCATGACCATTTTAAGGAAGGAATTTGTAGTTCTTGGCGTAAGGGATAGAGTAAGGGGATTAAAAAAAGCGTTCCTGCTGTAAGGCGAATTGTGGTACTCCAAAGCGGACTAACATCAAAGTCAGTGAAAGCCACCCGTGATAAAACTGCCCCCACTGCTTGCGCGATCGCGCCTCCTAAACCTAACAAACTTCCCACAATCAATTCATTTCGGGTAATATCTTGATTACTGGCTCGCTCACTAATGACGGTAGCAACTCCCACAAGAGTTAACCCAATCCCAAGCCAAGAATAAACGGAGAGGGCTTCTTGAAGGAAAATTAGGGCAATAATGGCAGCAAGAGGAGGAGCAAGGGTTTCAAAGAGTAAAGCCCGTCTCGCGCCTAAATACTTGAGGCTAGAGAAGAAAACTGTATCTCCAAACCCCACCCCAATTACCCCACTAATGGTCAAAATGATAATGGAATAGCGAGGGAGATAGGGAACTCCGTTACTGGTAATTAACAGGGTAATACCAAGGAGAAAAAGCGCGATCGCGCCTTTGAGAAAATTCAAGAATAAGGGTGATAGTTGTTCCCCTAGGCGACTGTAAACAACTGATGAACTTGCCCATAAAAAGGCAGCAAATAACGCTGCTAATTCCCCCTGAAACGCTAGCATTTAGACTGTGGTATGAGTATGAGGATGCTGTTTAACATTATCTTCTGTGCGAACCATGCGTTCAGCATTTAAAACTCGCTTTCGTTTGATGGAATGATTTAAGTCAGTTTTCACGGTTCCCAAGGGAAAAGACGATTGCAAGTGATCATGATACTTATAAGTACGAACTGCCGCAATAATCCGTTCGGTTAAGTCACTACCAAAATCTGCACCCTGAGGAAAATCATCTGGCTTAATTAAGTTTTCCCCATCAAACACTTCTTTCACCATTTTAGCCGCAATCATTTTGTAAGAGGTAGCCGATCCTTGTAACACCGATTCCAAACTTGATGAGGGCAATGGTTCAATGACTTCTACTTCCTTAGTTTCTCCCTCTTCTCGAATATAGCAAGTAGCAACGCCAAATACACAATAGTCATCGGCGGAAATTTCTGGTGCGTTACTAAAGAGAGTTGTTTCTGTGGTCATGATTTAATTTTGCTGTAAGTTTCTACTTTTAGAATGATCCTGACAAACTTTCTGTTTGATATCCTGCTTAAGCAAATATTCGTTGCATTTCTAGGAGTAAGTTAATGAAAATTGGTTTAATGGGAACAGGCTTAATGGGGCAAGCCATGGCAAAAACGCTCGCAGCCACTGACCTTTCCATTATGGCGTATAATCGCACTGCTGAGAAATTAACTCCCCTAAAAGAGGTGGGAATTGAAACTACAACTTCTCCCCAAAACCTTGTTTCGGCCTGTGATGGCATTATGGTAATGTTAAGTGATGCCACTGCCATTACTGAGACTTTACTCTCTTCAGAAACCGCAAAAGCTTTATCAGGGCGCACGGTTATTCAGATGGGAACGATCGCGCCACGAGAAACCCGAGAATTTACTGATAAGATAAAAGCACAAGGAGGAGATTATTTAGAAGCCCCGGTTTTAGGTAGCATCCCTCAAGCCCAGTCTGGCACATTACAGATCATGGTGGGAGGCAGCCAGGCACAATTTAACCAATGGAGTCCCATTCTATCCCATTTAGGACAACCATTTTTAGTGGGAGATGTGGGCAAAGCCGCCGCCTTAAAACTAGGCTTAAATCAGTTAATTGTCTCTTTAACAGGAGCATTCTCTCTCAGTTTATCTTTTATTAAAAAAGAGGGGGTTGATGTAGAAACTTTTATGTCGGTATTACGAGAAAGTGCTTTGTATGCGCCGACATTTGATAAAAAATTAAATCGGATGAATGATCACAATTATAGTAATCCCAATTTTCCAACTAAACATTTACTCAAGGATACTCGCTTATTCTTAGAGGAAGCTAAAACTGAAGGCTTAACTGTTTCTTCTTTGCAAGGCATGGAAACTATTTTAGAAGCAGCTTTAGAATTAGGCTTAGGCGATCAAGATTACTCGGCACTATTTGAAGTGGTGAAAGGAAAGGAAAATTCATAGTAAACCTTTAGCTCCCTCATTTGTAAAACTTTATGGTCGTTAAAATTAATGGTATTTATGATTTAGCAACAATTGATATTTCTCAACAGCCAGAAGTGGGGGGAAAAGCGATCGCGCTGAGTCAAATTTTACAAAAAGGGTTTCCGGTTCTTCCTGGAATTATTGTTAGCCGTCAAATTTTAATTTCCCTTTTAGGAGGCAAGGATCAGTTTTCGGCTTTATCTCCCTTTCATCTTGACTTTAGTAACTATGAAATTTTACAAAACACGGCTGAAGACTTAATTCAAAAAGTAGCCAGTGCCACATTAGAGGAGGAATGGCTAAACCAACTCTGGGAAGAAATTTCAACTTGGAAAACCTCTCATCTAATTCTCCGTCCATCCCCAATTTTCTTGCAGGATCAAGGGATGATATCAGGCTTATGGGAGTCCCAGTTTTGTGCTTGTCAAAAAGAAGATCTCATTACAGGCTTAAAACAGGTGTGGCAATCATTATTTCGCGCCCAAAGTTTATTTTATTGCCAACAGCAGGAGATATCATGGGAAGAATTAGGATTAGCGATTATTATTCAACCTGCTTATAGCGCGATCGCGTCTGGGACTTTTCAAACTAAGTCAAAAACATTGGAAATTCAAGCAGTAGAGGGATTAGGACATAGTTTAGTGCGAGGAGAAGTTTTACCCGAACGCTACATAATTAATCCTAAAACCCGTTCAGTTAAAAGTCATCAACCTGGAAATCAAACTCGCATTTATCATCTTGAGTCTCAGTTACAAGTGAGTTCTCTCAAGGAAACAAAAAACGCTATATTAGCTCCAGAGCAATTATTACAATTAATTAGTCTTGGGGTGACCTTAAAAAATACGACTCAGCAAAACTTTTTTGGTGAGTGGATACTAATTAAAGATCCCTCTCATCAAAGACAAGACGATAATTTTAAGTTATACTTAACTCAACTTAAGCTACAAACATCTCTTGCTAAGACAATGACTGCCTCTCAATCATCTCCTTCCCCAGTAATATTAAAAGGAATTGGGGCAGCGAAAGGGCAAGCAACAGGCAAAATTTATCTATTAAGAAAAAATGCTCAAGCCACCTTTCCTAAAGGAAGTATTTTAGTCGCGCATAAAATAACAACCGAAAGTGTTAGTCTCATTAAATACGCTAGCGGATTAATTACAGAAGTGGGAGGAATGACCTCTCATGGGGCAATTTTAGCTAGAGAATTGAATATTCCTGCTGTAGTAGGGGCAAAAGGGGCTATTCAAACTTTACAGGAGAAAGAAAAGGTAATGATAGATGGGGATAAAGGAGAAGTATTACATCCCTCTCAAAAGGAAACGCAAACAACAGAACCCTCATTATTCGTAGGCAAAAAAAATTCGGTACTAGCAACCCCCTTAATGATCAATATTTCCCAGAATCATCGTGCCACCGAAATTGCTAACTTACCTGTAGATGGGGTGGGGTTATTACGTTCGGAGTTGATGTTATTACCCCTGTTGCAAAAAAGATCCCTTTCTAGTTGGCTGTCTCCCTCTCATCGCAATAATTTTATTCAAAAATTAGCTCAATTGATTGGTAATTTTGCTGATCCCTTTTTCCCACGTCCTATATTTTATCGTTCTACTGATTGGTTGACGGTACAACAAGAAGATGACTCGGTTTTTGGGGAACGGGGCACTTATAGTTATGTTAAAAATCCTGATTTTTTTTCTGCCCAGATGTTTGCCCTCCGACATCTTCAACGTCAGGGCTACTCAAATATTAAATTAATCCTACCATTTGTACGAAATGTTGAGGAAGTAGAATTTTGCAAAACGTTACTAAAAGAGATGAATTTTGAGTGTGAACTCTGGATGATGGCAGAAGTTCCCTCAGTGGTTTATTTATTAGAAGATTATATTAAAGCAGGGATTCAGGGAATTGCGATTGGAACCAATGATCTCACGCAATTATTATTTGGGGTAGATCGCGAACAAGGAGAATTTCGACAACAATTTAATGAATGTCATCCTGCGATGCTGAAGTTATTAAAAAGCCTCATTCAGACAGCCAGAAAGGAGGGGATTCCTTGTTCAATTTGTGGACAAGGGGTTTCTTTATATCCCGAATTAATTGATTATCTCGTAAGTTGGGGGATTAGTAGCATTTCTGTAGAAGAATCTGCTGTCGAAAGGGTTTATGATTTAATTGCGCGATCGGAAAAACGGATTTTATTAGACGCGGCGCGGAAGCAAATGCATAATGATGATCCTCACTCCCTATGAAAGTAAAACTAAAGAAGCGTTTAAATTTAATTCTAATTCTCCTTCTTATTTTCGGGATATTTATGGGATTAATTTTTCTGTTGTTGTGGAGTGAAGGGGCGTTAAATTCAACAGCAGAGGCTTGGGAAGCTATTGAAAATGCCATCATTGCCTTAATGGGAGAATATCCTGACAAACCGAATACTGTTGCCGGACGAATTATTCAATTATTTCTCTTAGTTTTTGGAACCTTTGCTTTCGGCGCGATCGTGGGTAAAGTTTCCTCTTTTTTTGTCACCCGTGCCCTATTACAGGAAGAAAAAATGACCAACTTTCAAGACCACATTATCATTTGTAACTGGAACGAAAAAGCCCCAGCAATCATTGAACAACTTCTAGAAGCAGACAAAAGACACCCGCGAGATATTGTTATTATTTCTGCTTCTGTTATTGAACAAGTCAATGAATTAAAGGATCAAGAGAATATTCATTTTATTCAAGCTGATCCCACTCATCATGCGACATTAGAAAAATTCCAAGCCTCCCAAGCCAAAGCCATTATACTCTTAGCCGATGAAGAAAGCGAGGGACCCGACGAAAAAAATGCCCTGATTGCCCTTGCGATTAAGCATTTAGAGGAAATTCCTGGTCAACAAAAAGATATCCATGTTATCGGCGAATTAGTCAAATTAGATCGCCATCGCCACCTTAAAGAAGCGGGTGTGGATGAAGTAGTTTCAGCGCGAGAATATAGTTCTGGCATTATTGCCCAAAGTGCTGTTTTTCGGAATATGTCATTAATTTACCAGCAATTATTAACCTATTCTGATCATTCTAACGAGTTTTATTTTATTGAACCTGGAAAATACCCTAACCACCTTTATGGGAAAACTTTTCCAGAAATAAGTAAATGGATTAGTGAAGAAAGTGCTTCTCATCTTGAAAATCCGATCCTTCTCATTGGAATTAAACGAGGGGATGGTGAAATTCTTCTTAATCCGAGGTGGAGTTACTTTGATAAACTAAAACAAAATGATTCTCTAATTGTCATGGCATTTCACAATATCCAAAAGTTGGAATAAGCGGTAGTCCTGAACGCTCATCAAGTTCAAGGAACAGACTATCGAATCATGGGGATCATTTCAGTGCTTTCTCTAATCCCGTTAGGCTTAAGAAAGCGTTTTTGATCATTTCCCTCTTGTGATGGATAAACTAGATTCGATAATATAAGGAAGATGCTTAACTAGATTACTCCCTCATTGCGCTATGGCTCGATATACCTGTACCTTTTCGGTTGCGATTGATTTAGAACGATTACAGTCTTCTTTGAAGGAGATTTTAGAATCCTGTCATTTGGAAATTATTTACGATACGGGAGAATATATTATGGCGCGGGAAGTTCCAAACCGCGCGCCTTTTCCGAAGTTAGTTACAGCGGAAGTCTTAATTGACCGCACTACTGCCACACCAGAAGAAGTACGTATGAATTTAGTGATGAAAAATGAAGAACTCCCTTTGCAAAAGGATAATCACTGTCACCAGATGTTTGATTTAATTCAACAGGCTTTAGTGGAATACTCACAATGGGAACTTTTAGAAAAAGTAGCTGGCTAGACACATAACTCTGTTGTCCACTCATTTGGTTCTGTTGGTCCACGACGACATTGTTGTTTGCGACCGACCCAAGTGAGCTCCCAAGAGCTATCACTTTGTTTTTCAAATTCTAAACGGTATCGTACCGCTCCTATTGCGTCATCTTTTAAGTTGGTTTGAGTAACAGTGACAAGTTTTTGATTGGTTGCAGTTTCTTCGCTGATAATATTTTCCTCGGTTGCGCCAAATTTCTCTGTTAGACCATAAGTCTCTTCCGCAAAAGTTTTTGGGTTTTCAGTGGTGCGAGAGGCAGGTAATTCTTGGGCTTCATAATTAGCACGATGATCATTTTCTGCATGATCAGAGGTGGAAGCACCAGCTCGCCAAATACGAATAATGGGAGAGGGATAAGTGGATGGTAGTCCAGACCAGGCTAAGGTTTGCTCATCATCACTAAACGCGATCGCGCTTGCGCCTCCTTGTTGGCGAATTAAAATACTATTTTGAATTGGATTCCCTTCTAAATCCACTAATAAGGCATTCCGAAATCCTCCTCCTAGCATAGAACCATCAGGGCTAACCGCAACCGAAGAGCGACCAAAATACTCGTAACTATTCAGGGATTGCTCATTTTCCCAATCCCAGACAGTGAGTTGTTGAACAGACTCGGGATAATTACTTTGGGTAATTAATTTTTCCCCATCAGGGGTAAAGGCAACAGTTTTAAGGGGGTCTGTTGTGGATAATGTCCCTGTCTGAGTCTGATTACTGGCATCCCAGAGGCGAACATTGGTGTTATCTCTGGTGTCGCCAAAATTAGCACCAATAGTTGCAAGGGTTTGACCATCAGGACTAAGCGCGATCGCGCTAACAGGTTGCTCTTCAATGGTTTGTTCCTTGGTGCCATTACTGAGATTCCAAAGTTGCACTTCACGACCACAAGCTGCCCAAAGAGAACCGCCATTAGGGGTAAACTCGAGATCTCGACAACCGTTTTCGGCTAATTTCTGTTGGGGATTCCCGGTTTGAACATCCCAAAGAATGAGAGAATCTTGGGGAAATAATCCTTGACTCCAACTTGCAGTAGCAAGGGTTTGACTATCAGGGCTAAACGCGATCGCGCTAACAGGAACCTTTAAGCCTCCTTCTACTGTTTCATGTCCAGCCAACTCATTTAAAAGTTCCCCAGACTCCACATTCCAAATTTTAATGGCATCGGTACTGACACTAGCTAAATATTGCCCATCAGGACTAAACGCTAATTCAGTTACTTCCTCCTCGTGATGGTTTTCAATTTCATGAAT
This window of the Euhalothece natronophila Z-M001 genome carries:
- a CDS encoding putative PEP-binding protein, whose translation is MVVKINGIYDLATIDISQQPEVGGKAIALSQILQKGFPVLPGIIVSRQILISLLGGKDQFSALSPFHLDFSNYEILQNTAEDLIQKVASATLEEEWLNQLWEEISTWKTSHLILRPSPIFLQDQGMISGLWESQFCACQKEDLITGLKQVWQSLFRAQSLFYCQQQEISWEELGLAIIIQPAYSAIASGTFQTKSKTLEIQAVEGLGHSLVRGEVLPERYIINPKTRSVKSHQPGNQTRIYHLESQLQVSSLKETKNAILAPEQLLQLISLGVTLKNTTQQNFFGEWILIKDPSHQRQDDNFKLYLTQLKLQTSLAKTMTASQSSPSPVILKGIGAAKGQATGKIYLLRKNAQATFPKGSILVAHKITTESVSLIKYASGLITEVGGMTSHGAILARELNIPAVVGAKGAIQTLQEKEKVMIDGDKGEVLHPSQKETQTTEPSLFVGKKNSVLATPLMINISQNHRATEIANLPVDGVGLLRSELMLLPLLQKRSLSSWLSPSHRNNFIQKLAQLIGNFADPFFPRPIFYRSTDWLTVQQEDDSVFGERGTYSYVKNPDFFSAQMFALRHLQRQGYSNIKLILPFVRNVEEVEFCKTLLKEMNFECELWMMAEVPSVVYLLEDYIKAGIQGIAIGTNDLTQLLFGVDREQGEFRQQFNECHPAMLKLLKSLIQTARKEGIPCSICGQGVSLYPELIDYLVSWGISSISVEESAVERVYDLIARSEKRILLDAARKQMHNDDPHSL
- a CDS encoding WD40 repeat domain-containing protein produces the protein MLYHQIISKVTLQVGCTVLLFAQLSCVNSLTDEANSLGEELNEETLLPQESNSNNEEVLLAQAANWNNAEMIHEIENHHEEEVTELAFSPDGQYLASVSTDAIKIWNVESGELLNELAGHETVEGGLKVPVSAIAFSPDSQTLATASWSQGLFPQDSLILWDVQTGNPQQKLAENGCRDLEFTPNGGSLWAACGREVQLWNLSNGTKEQTIEEQPVSAIALSPDGQTLATIGANFGDTRDNTNVRLWDASNQTQTGTLSTTDPLKTVAFTPDGEKLITQSNYPESVQQLTVWDWENEQSLNSYEYFGRSSVAVSPDGSMLGGGFRNALLVDLEGNPIQNSILIRQQGGASAIAFSDDEQTLAWSGLPSTYPSPIIRIWRAGASTSDHAENDHRANYEAQELPASRTTENPKTFAEETYGLTEKFGATEENIISEETATNQKLVTVTQTNLKDDAIGAVRYRLEFEKQSDSSWELTWVGRKQQCRRGPTEPNEWTTELCV
- a CDS encoding DMT family transporter, producing MLAFQGELAALFAAFLWASSSVVYSRLGEQLSPLFLNFLKGAIALFLLGITLLITSNGVPYLPRYSIIILTISGVIGVGFGDTVFFSSLKYLGARRALLFETLAPPLAAIIALIFLQEALSVYSWLGIGLTLVGVATVISERASNQDITRNELIVGSLLGLGGAIAQAVGAVLSRVAFTDFDVSPLWSTTIRLTAGTLFLIPLLYPLRQELQIPSLKWSWRLWTIIFLTAFASTYLAIWLQQISLKFTATGIAQTLSSTSPLFVLPIVAFLKEPITLRAVGGVIISIAGIALLFIY
- a CDS encoding NAD(P)-dependent oxidoreductase → MKIGLMGTGLMGQAMAKTLAATDLSIMAYNRTAEKLTPLKEVGIETTTSPQNLVSACDGIMVMLSDATAITETLLSSETAKALSGRTVIQMGTIAPRETREFTDKIKAQGGDYLEAPVLGSIPQAQSGTLQIMVGGSQAQFNQWSPILSHLGQPFLVGDVGKAAALKLGLNQLIVSLTGAFSLSLSFIKKEGVDVETFMSVLRESALYAPTFDKKLNRMNDHNYSNPNFPTKHLLKDTRLFLEEAKTEGLTVSSLQGMETILEAALELGLGDQDYSALFEVVKGKENS
- a CDS encoding potassium channel family protein gives rise to the protein MGLIFLLLWSEGALNSTAEAWEAIENAIIALMGEYPDKPNTVAGRIIQLFLLVFGTFAFGAIVGKVSSFFVTRALLQEEKMTNFQDHIIICNWNEKAPAIIEQLLEADKRHPRDIVIISASVIEQVNELKDQENIHFIQADPTHHATLEKFQASQAKAIILLADEESEGPDEKNALIALAIKHLEEIPGQQKDIHVIGELVKLDRHRHLKEAGVDEVVSAREYSSGIIAQSAVFRNMSLIYQQLLTYSDHSNEFYFIEPGKYPNHLYGKTFPEISKWISEESASHLENPILLIGIKRGDGEILLNPRWSYFDKLKQNDSLIVMAFHNIQKLE
- a CDS encoding TenA family protein; protein product: MTISHTLWERNQDLAQASLNHPFVQGIADGSLDQGCFAFYVGQDVFFLQSFARAYSIAAAKAPDWEGFNDFHQLAGGVLEELNLHQTYAQQWGVNLQQVTPSLATRRYTDFLLATVWGKDVGVTAAAMTPCMRLYYFLGTELAKNGIGNHQYSDWIETYSSSEFKELVNNLESLVERYVTTEEEANDHYRYALLCEHDFFATSWLSGGGET